The following are encoded together in the Lewinella sp. 4G2 genome:
- a CDS encoding amidohydrolase, which translates to MVIRSLSIALLVLYLAPAAAQNELKEKAAASVDEQYVALTELSDKIWSYEEIAFRETQSAAALKAYARANGFTVTENVGEMPTAFIAEYGSGKPIIGILGEFDALPGLSQATVPEKQPLNEGGAGHGCGHNLFGTASLGAATAIKELIEAGQLKGTIRFYGTPAEEKFFGKLWMVRAGVFDDVDVMMDWHPSASTKVSVQTGLALVDFVVEFKGQAAHAAADPWNGRDASDGLELFTTGINYYREHVKPSVRIHYDIQNAGEVVNVVPDYARVWTRVRDGDRQGVQVVYDQVKRIAEGAAMMANVEYELTLISGIHEVLVNRTGAAALQANLEAMGPITYTEAEQEFAKGIQAAVGKPEIGIESKIEPLEETQKTPSGGSTDVGDVSYVVPTIRLRATTAPSGTPWHSWAVVACGGMSIGHKGMKYAAEAMARTMVDLFTDDDLREEIRKEFVEDLDGYEYDGMVPAGPPPVDSRF; encoded by the coding sequence ATGGTCATCCGTTCCCTTTCCATCGCCCTCCTTGTTCTTTACCTCGCACCCGCGGCAGCGCAAAATGAATTGAAAGAAAAAGCCGCCGCCAGCGTAGACGAACAGTACGTGGCCCTGACGGAGCTGAGCGACAAGATCTGGTCCTACGAAGAAATTGCCTTTCGGGAAACGCAGTCCGCCGCGGCGCTGAAGGCCTACGCGCGGGCCAATGGATTTACCGTGACGGAAAATGTGGGGGAAATGCCAACGGCCTTCATCGCCGAATACGGCTCCGGAAAACCCATCATCGGTATCCTCGGGGAATTCGATGCATTACCAGGTCTGAGCCAAGCCACCGTGCCCGAAAAACAGCCCCTCAACGAAGGCGGCGCCGGCCACGGTTGCGGCCATAACCTCTTCGGGACGGCCAGCCTCGGTGCCGCCACCGCCATCAAAGAGCTGATCGAAGCGGGCCAACTGAAGGGCACCATCCGCTTCTACGGTACGCCGGCAGAAGAGAAATTTTTCGGCAAACTCTGGATGGTCCGCGCCGGCGTCTTCGACGACGTGGACGTGATGATGGACTGGCACCCCTCCGCCTCCACCAAAGTTTCGGTGCAGACCGGGCTGGCGCTGGTCGACTTCGTCGTGGAGTTCAAAGGCCAGGCCGCCCACGCCGCCGCCGACCCCTGGAACGGCCGCGATGCCTCCGACGGGCTGGAACTCTTTACGACCGGCATCAACTACTACCGCGAACACGTAAAACCGAGCGTACGCATTCATTACGATATCCAGAATGCAGGCGAAGTCGTCAACGTCGTACCGGACTACGCGCGGGTGTGGACGCGCGTCCGCGACGGCGACCGCCAGGGCGTGCAGGTCGTCTACGATCAGGTGAAACGCATCGCCGAGGGCGCCGCCATGATGGCCAACGTCGAGTACGAACTGACGCTGATCTCCGGCATCCACGAAGTACTGGTGAACCGGACGGGCGCCGCCGCCCTCCAGGCCAACCTCGAAGCCATGGGCCCGATCACTTACACCGAAGCGGAGCAGGAATTTGCGAAGGGCATCCAGGCCGCCGTGGGCAAACCGGAGATCGGCATCGAAAGCAAGATCGAACCCCTGGAAGAAACGCAGAAAACCCCGAGCGGTGGCTCTACGGACGTGGGCGACGTCAGCTATGTCGTCCCCACCATCCGCCTACGGGCCACCACGGCACCGAGCGGGACGCCCTGGCACAGCTGGGCCGTCGTTGCCTGCGGCGGCATGAGCATCGGCCACAAAGGCATGAAGTACGCCGCCGAAGCCATGGCCCGCACGATGGTCGATCTGTTTACGGATGATGATCTGCGGGAGGAGATCCGCAAAGAATTCGTGGAGGACCTGGATGGGTACGAGTACGACGGGATGGTGCCGGCGGGGCCGCCGCCGGTGGATAGTCGGTTTTAG